The Apium graveolens cultivar Ventura chromosome 10, ASM990537v1, whole genome shotgun sequence nucleotide sequence TTAAACATAGACATGAGTGATTTTGttgaattcgtatttatgagtattttaatacagtgaaatttttatatttaatactaatacgaaattaaagatgttaacaatcaaaagtgttcATTGGCAACACAAACaagaaacgtttttagggacggagggagtattattttTTTTAGTGTAGGGGAAGAATtcattattataaatatttttagctttttttgaattataattacaaaatttatttaaattttatattaaaaatcctATTTTACCCTCATTATTTTAGTTGTAATTGTCAAAGTGATGCATTTTTACATACGAACTGAAAGTTAGGGGTTGTAAGCTGCAATTATCGTTCAAATACTAATATACCAACTTTACCGTTCAAACACTTAACGTTAACGGTCATATTCGACGGAAAATTACAAAAGGTGTGCAACTTGAAAAGGGTTTGAAAATAATAGGATGCAATCTGCAATTGTTCAAAATAGGTATACAACTTTGAATTTTGGCAAAAGTTAAGGAGTGCATTATGCAATTCTCTcttaaacaattttaaaaatcaatattttaacGTGACAACTTTGATGGACTCATAAAAAACAAAAAGTAAGATATGATATTTATAGCTGTGGTAAAGCAAGTACAGAATAAATCCTGTTATATGCACGTCAACTTCTTTTGCCAAACAGCTGAAATTACTAATGGCCAGAGAGCTCTCACATAAGTTGAATTTAAAagagcaaggaaatatgtcgtTCTCTCAAAATTTGCGGAATGAAATATTTGTGTGGTTCTGTTCCGACTAGACCAATCTCAACTTTTTTCTGAGGCCCCCAACTAGATAAAATTTAGGGGTCCCCTGTAAGAGTGAAAAAACACATATATGTAAAGCATTTTGTATACAGCAAAGTTGGCCCTCCTCTGCTGCAGGGCTCCTTGTACACCATAATCGACGGCCGTGCCAACTACCATAGCTTACAAATAATTACTCAATACAGAATTTTCGGAATTACATCTGAAACCATAAACTGCAAAAGTGTATGTTAAAGGAAACACCGCAGACAAAAGCATGCCAACACATGAACGAAAGATATAAGAAAGATGAGTCTGATCTTGGTTCCGCCATTTCCATGACACTACTGAGTGGCCTTAGGGATGTGCTACATGGCCATTAGTCGCAGAACATGTACTAGCTCAATGGCGGGAAATTGAAGAAGATGATTTGGTATAAGAACCAATGGTGGTGTCCTCCAACACACTGATAATCATGTACACCTCATATCCCTGTCTAAAACCATACCCAAATCTTTCTAACCAATGCAGGGCTTCACAATGTTGCTCAGCAGTACTAGAAAGTATCCGTGCCCCACACAGGGTTATAAAGCTTGTTTTTAAGGTGGTGTGTTCTAAATTTGGCTTTAGTAATATCTAAATCTTTCCAATTAGTAATGACAGAGACAGTTATGTTGATTGCACATCTGACACACTTTAACAGTATACACAGGTAAAGGCATCACTGCTAGTAACAAAGGTACATTTACAGATGATGTATCATTAAGAAAATAAAGCTCTAAATTCTTCTAACAAGGAATCTACGTGAGCAATAAAAACGGAATCTTGTGCGGTATCACTATATCTTACTTCAAGTCTTATATTTGAAACTTGTTGTGCTGATCCAGTTCCTGTTTCTGTAAAGGTAGCCCCAACAAGTAATTCAATTTTGTCCATAAATTTGCCAGATAGGTAAAGCTGGTTTGGGCGCACTCGTCTTGTATTCACCGGTTCTACCTACATGAACATAAAACATATAAAACCATCATGAAAATGTAGAAAATAATAGCCCGGGGTTAGCTGACGAAATATTAGCATTCAAAATTTCTGGAATAAACAACAGATACATACCTTCATGTCAAATAAATTGATCACAGATTTTTTGGCATCTTCCAGTGAAATGTTAGCAGTTTTAAGGTCTGCATCTTTCTTTTGTGTATACTTTTTCCAGGATTTGGTGAAGTCATTCAATCCTCCTTCTCTTACGTAATCTTTGAGAATTATGTCCAAGTCCATCAGGGGAATTGCATTCTCCACATTATCAACCTATAATTAAAAGTATCAACATGACAAGTTAATTGACAACATATTAAAAAAATACAGAAAAATAGTAGAAACTGATTACTAACTTCAAAAAGTTACTAGTacaaaataaaactaaaattaGACGACACCAAAGTACATTGAAATTCCAATACCTTTTCAATCAAAGTATGTTTGAATCTTCCCATTGAAGCATCACCTTCTTGCTTCTTGTATGTCCAAAATATGTTATTTCTATAAATAGATTTTACCGGTTGCTTatctaatttttgaaatttctcgGCTTCTGAATCAGCCACAATAATTTCAACCACCTGATAACAAGGCATATTATTAGACAAGTTAATGAGGGAAGACAAAGTATTAACAGCAGACAAGCCATACATTATCAGGTGCATCTTTCATGTTGTAGTGCAGCAAGAGATGGTCCTTAAAGAGAGTTTTCACTACACTGACTCGATGCCCCAAATAATTCCCCAGATCCACTGGCGCAGATATCTGAAATTTACATGATAATGAATTAATATAATATTGGTGATATCCTCTACAGTGCTAATGTAATCGGGTGTAAACGACATCTCCTTGTGATATACAATATAAATCAAATCAATAATAATATTTTGAACTTATAGCCTCAATAAATTGAATTAGTAGCTATATTATATATGAATTAACCTTTATACATCCTCCAAGGCATGAAACTAGATAAGAGTATATCAAACTCTTCTTATATTCCTTTCTATCGTCATTGCCAGTTATTTGGTTACCATCGAAACGTTTGATTGCTTTATACTTTCGAAAGAGATAATCGTCCTTTAGTCCATCATCACGAGAATCTCCGTAATATATTGGAAAAGTTAAGCAACTGTCAATGTTGCTAAGAAGTCTCTTCGATGCATTAGCCCACTGATGTTCTAAAGTTAACAAGTCATCACCGGGAACTTCTGGATCTTGACCAAACTTACTTTCAACAAATTGAGCCAAATCTTCAATTCTTAGAGGTTCGCATATCATCTGTGTTACACGTATAGTATGCAGACACGTCTCTGCTAGATTTTCTTTCAAGTCTTTTGTGGTACCCAGATACGTAAGAGCTGAAATAAATTCATCTCTACCCAATATGATTTCTGATCTTTTTTTACCACATGCACGTTCTAATTCTGGGTAACTATCTCCAACCATACACAACGCAGGGTCATCATCTAGTTTATGAAGCCTCAGACAATTTACAACTTTTTTCATATGTTCACTCAAAAATTTATTGGCACCACTTTTTATGTAAGCTTGGTAATTATCACCGTAAAGAACTGTACACTGCCCATCAACTTCGATGCCTATTTGGTATAGGTTTGCACTCAAGAAAATTAATCTGAATTTAATTTCATCGCGGTAATTGATTGGAATGAAAGTCAGATACTTTTCACCAACAGAATTCGTGTCACCACGCTTTAAAACTCTGATTGTTCTGCCGCGCACCGGTCTTAACTCCGTCAGTAATCCTGCTAACTCATCAACATAAAGTTTGTAGTCTTTCCCAGTTAAATCTTCAGTAAAACGAAATTCTGGAAGAAAAACATGTGGAAGAGAAGCCTGTGCCATTTTTCAGTCAAATCAAGAAATAAGTAAAAGAGACAAACAATGAGAAAAACACACAAGAAATTGTACCTGTGCCATGTATATGATGATCTGTGCTGTTGGCTGTAAAGTTGACGGCCATTCTAAGACAACtcctgtatatatatataaaatagaTGAATTCAATGCAATACCTTTTTGAATTTTGAATACATGCACACAGTgaatctaaacatggcagtgtgTTTTTTAAACATGgcaatttatatttatatttcaaATCGAATGTAATTATAATTTCAATACCCCCCACTATCATACAATTTCAATTTGATATTtgaattttttctatttttttcccATCCATCCAGTATATATATTAAAAAGCACGATTTTTATAAACCCTATATACACACACGTCCCATCCCATCCCATCCCATCCCAAAACAATCTTGTCTGAAGTCTGAAGTTAGGGCTTGAGAAATTAATCCAAGATGATTCAAACAGTACTGATCCATGACAACCCCTATGAAACAAAGATACTTAGGGTCGCCAATAATAGTGTGTCTAACTCAAAACACCTTATAATCAACCCTCGGGGGAAGGTACGTACAATATTTTCATCATCTTGATTAATCGTTATGCTTGATCCTGACCTCTTTGTATATAATTTTTTATTCCCTGATTAGTTATTCGTATCTGATCAGTTAAATTTTATTTAGGGTTCTGATGATATGTTTCTGCAATATGTAAATCGCAAAAAAGATCTCTTGAAACCGCCACCAGGATCCAGGTTTGGCAAGTATAATTCTTTTGTCAAGGAGAGGCTTGCATTCAATCTCCAACCAAAggtatttttataatatatatatgttgtTTGTGATTTTGTTATTCACTTGTATTATGTATCTATTCTTTACTCTAATTATATTTGTTGACAATGAATTCGTTACAGATTACAATGCTTGAACCTTATGTTAAAGATTTTATGAAGTTCAGCGACCCTATGAACGTCAATGTGCCGCAGCTGTCAAGTGCCATTAAAGAAATTAAAAGCATTGTTTTTCGTGGTAAACTATCTGGTTATTCTTCACTGTCCCTCCTTTAAtcaattatataaatatattgtgTACTGAGCTTAATTATTTCGACAAACAGATCAAAGAGTTGCTGAAGTTGCCTTCGAACCAATTGTTCTTGAGCGCATTGTTAAGATCCTACGTGAAATTGACAACAAATCCATCAAGGTTTGATGTCATGATACATTCTGAATTTTATAGTTAGTATTAGTTTCAATTTTAAAGACACTAAACATTTTTTACACGTTTAAACCAGTTTGCAGCTACTTACATCTTGGCCGCTTCAAGGCTTGATAAATGTGATGCTGTAATTATAAACGACGCAATTCAATACCTAGTGGATCTTATGCATCATAATCGTGATACTGCACTCCGAGTAAGATTCACTTAATTAGTCAATTGGTTTTCTGTATTTTAGTCACTTGTGTGAATGCACTCGTACTTAGAgatattatttaaatgtgtaggCTATGTATACATTGATAAGATTAGAACGTCATGCAAGTCTCATGGTTGAACATAATGCTCTAAATGTCACGCTCGATGTTGTTACAAATTGCAATAATCAATTTGAGACAATGAATTGCGTGGGAAATCTTATGGTAGTTGTTTGCCAAGTCAAGCTTTCTCCTGATCAGGTGCTCTTCCGCTTTGCTAGTTCTTTTTTCCCCACCATAGAGAGTCATTAATTTTTAACTAACTCCTTGCATTTAAAATAAACCATTGTTTGCAGGAAAGGGTGGCTCTTACCATTTTGGACAAGATAATTCAAGTTGAATACGATTATCATTACCATATAGAGAGGGCATGTGACGCACTTCAGTATCTAAGTTTTAAAAAGCAAGTGGAACTTGAAGAACAAGCGTTTAAAAGGCAAATAGCATTAATCTAGTAAGTGGATTTGGGCTACTTTCTTTGTTGTCATTTTGTCCTTGTATTTTTTAAATACTAATATTAATGTTCACCGGTGTTTCAGTCACACTGATGCTGAGGTTTCCAGTTCGGCACTTAAAGCAGTTGGCAATATTGCGAGATGGGGTAGGGCTGATCAGCTTCAGGTATGATTAGTCCTATGATCAATCGACAGACACATTTTGTACTATATTACTATTCAAGCCCACATTTTT carries:
- the LOC141693897 gene encoding uncharacterized protein LOC141693897; this encodes MIQTVLIHDNPYETKILRVANNSVSNSKHLIINPRGKGSDDMFLQYVNRKKDLLKPPPGSRFGKYNSFVKERLAFNLQPKITMLEPYVKDFMKFSDPMNVNVPQLSSAIKEIKSIVFRDQRVAEVAFEPIVLERIVKILREIDNKSIKFAATYILAASRLDKCDAVIINDAIQYLVDLMHHNRDTALRAMYTLIRLERHASLMVEHNALNVTLDVVTNCNNQFETMNCVGNLMVVVCQVKLSPDQERVALTILDKIIQVEYDYHYHIERACDALQYLSFKKQVELEEQAFKRQIALIYHTDAEVSSSALKAVGNIARWGRADQLQILAEDNDFLQYLGKAMKCKPEEFLKEVCRIISEIASAQDGTFIEALEEAGLIDNLCSLLEGAKFDVKLEAACAIFNCIKAR